A region from the Agrobacterium cucumeris genome encodes:
- a CDS encoding RcnB family protein: MKKFVTILLAATVLAAPMAQAQSRHDDRHRGVTVERQVTTKKVIVKKHRWDRGQRLSARERRNMVDRRDYRRYHLAEPRRDQRWVRVDNQFLLINAVSGLIVGLAAAR; encoded by the coding sequence ATGAAAAAGTTCGTCACCATTCTTCTGGCAGCCACCGTTCTTGCAGCTCCGATGGCACAGGCCCAGAGCCGCCACGACGATCGCCATCGCGGCGTCACCGTCGAGCGTCAGGTCACCACCAAGAAAGTCATCGTCAAGAAGCACCGCTGGGATCGCGGCCAGCGCCTCTCGGCCCGTGAGCGTCGCAACATGGTGGACCGCCGTGACTACCGCCGTTACCACCTCGCTGAGCCGCGCCGCGACCAGCGCTGGGTGCGCGTCGACAACCAGTTCCTGCTGATCAACGCTGTCAGCGGCCTTATCGTCGGCCTCGCCGCTGCCCGCTGA
- the gndA gene encoding NADP-dependent phosphogluconate dehydrogenase — MEQAEIGLIGLGVMGSNLALNIAEKGNKIAVFNRTPEVTRKFYADAGELQGQIIPCETIEEFVAAIRPPRPIIIMIKAGDPVDQQMEILKPHLANGDIMIDAGNANFRDTIRRFDNLNDSGLTFIGMGVSGGEEGARHGPSIMVGGTEDSWKRVEKVLTSISAKYNDDPCVAWLGNDGAGHFVKTIHNGIEYADMQMIAEIYGILRDGLGMSAVEIADVFAEWNKGRLNSYLIEITEKVLRAADPITGKPMVDLILDKAGQKGTGKWSVIEAQNMGVAATAIEAAVAARILSSQKDEREAAEKIFGLPTLAAAPADKKAFIADLESALLAAKVGAYAQGFAIMSAASKEFNWNLPMPTIARIWRAGCIIRSEFLDEITSAFTKDPHVANLIVTPAFAAIVKDTDAPLRRVVSYAVLSGLPVSALASALGYFDAYRRGRGSANLIQAQRDFFGAHGFERTDGVDKPHGPWGSGADIF; from the coding sequence GTGGAACAGGCAGAAATCGGTTTGATCGGTCTCGGCGTCATGGGCTCGAACCTGGCGTTGAACATCGCGGAAAAGGGCAACAAGATTGCCGTATTCAACCGAACCCCGGAAGTTACACGAAAATTCTACGCCGATGCGGGCGAACTGCAGGGCCAGATCATTCCCTGCGAAACCATCGAGGAATTCGTCGCTGCAATTCGTCCTCCGCGCCCGATCATCATCATGATCAAGGCCGGCGATCCTGTTGATCAGCAGATGGAAATCCTGAAGCCCCATCTCGCCAATGGCGACATCATGATCGATGCCGGCAATGCCAATTTCCGCGATACGATCCGCCGTTTCGACAATCTGAATGATAGCGGCCTGACCTTTATCGGCATGGGCGTTTCCGGCGGTGAAGAAGGCGCGCGTCACGGACCGTCGATCATGGTTGGCGGCACCGAAGACAGCTGGAAGCGTGTCGAGAAGGTGCTGACCTCCATTTCCGCCAAATATAATGACGATCCGTGCGTGGCATGGCTCGGCAATGACGGCGCCGGCCACTTCGTCAAGACCATCCATAACGGCATCGAATATGCCGACATGCAGATGATCGCCGAAATCTACGGCATCCTGCGTGATGGCCTTGGCATGAGCGCCGTCGAAATCGCCGATGTCTTCGCCGAATGGAACAAGGGCCGCCTGAATTCCTACCTGATCGAAATCACCGAGAAGGTTCTGCGCGCCGCCGATCCGATCACCGGCAAGCCGATGGTCGATCTGATCCTCGACAAGGCCGGCCAGAAGGGCACCGGCAAGTGGTCGGTCATCGAGGCGCAGAACATGGGCGTCGCCGCAACCGCCATCGAAGCGGCCGTGGCTGCCCGTATTCTCTCCTCGCAGAAGGATGAGCGCGAAGCTGCCGAAAAGATCTTCGGCCTGCCGACCCTCGCGGCGGCACCGGCTGACAAAAAGGCCTTCATCGCCGATCTGGAAAGCGCGCTTCTGGCCGCCAAGGTCGGCGCTTATGCGCAGGGCTTCGCCATCATGTCGGCGGCATCGAAGGAGTTCAACTGGAACCTGCCGATGCCGACGATCGCCCGCATCTGGCGCGCTGGCTGCATCATCCGCTCGGAATTCCTCGATGAGATCACCTCGGCCTTCACCAAGGATCCGCATGTGGCCAACCTCATCGTGACGCCTGCCTTCGCCGCCATCGTCAAGGATACCGATGCGCCGCTGCGCCGCGTGGTTTCCTACGCCGTGCTCTCTGGCCTGCCGGTTTCGGCGCTGGCTTCGGCACTCGGCTATTTCGATGCCTATCGCCGCGGTCGCGGCAGCGCCAACCTCATTCAGGCGCAGCGCGACTTCTTCGGCGCGCATGGTTTCGAACGCACCGACGGTGTGGACAAGCCGCACGGCCCATGGGGCAGCGGCGCCGACATTTTCTGA
- the ccoS gene encoding cbb3-type cytochrome oxidase assembly protein CcoS, with amino-acid sequence MNMLIYLIPVALFLGALGLFAFLWSVRSGQYDDMDGAAWRVIDDGDDRPRPS; translated from the coding sequence ATGAACATGCTGATCTATCTCATTCCCGTCGCGCTGTTTCTGGGCGCGCTCGGGCTTTTCGCTTTCCTCTGGTCGGTTCGATCAGGGCAATATGACGATATGGACGGGGCTGCCTGGCGGGTAATCGATGATGGTGACGACCGGCCACGGCCCTCTTGA
- a CDS encoding cation-translocating P-type ATPase, whose translation MSCCAPGTEGSLQLGEPVNPPSSEELLLASRDLGQGLRQTDLSVPDVYCGACITTIETALNRLPQVERARVNLSSKRVAAVWREEVNGVRTDPAEIARAILSTGYRTHLFASGQDASDALRSQLIRAVALCGFASANIMLLSVSVWSGADAATRDMFHWISAMIAAPALIYGGRFFYQSAWNALKHGRTNMDVPIALAITLSYAVSLWETIHHGEHAWFDATVSLLFFLLIGRTLDHIMRDKARSAIAGLARLSPRGATVIGEDGTREYRQLADVQPGMSIAITAGDRVAVDAVVVFGSSDLDMSIVNGESAPRRVAAGDSLQAGTLNLTGSLTARVTASARDSFLSEVIGLMEAAEGGRARYRRIADRAASYYSPVVHLLALVTFIGWGVFGGDWKQAMLIAIAVLIITCPCALGLAVPVVQVVAAGRLFRHGIMVKEGSAMERLAEIDTVLFDKTGTLTVGKPRLVETGDVKPATMAIAAGLAAHSRHPLSKALHAAYNGALPIYDAVREIPGSGVEAETEAGIYRLGNRRFACPDEARTDNGDARSEVVLSLDGHQLASFGFEDNPRAGAVAALRNLSVRGLMQEIVSGDRAAAVSAMAQRLGIGNWRADLSPKDKAARCAELAGEGRRVLMVGDGINDAPALAAAHVSMAPATAADIGRQAADFVFMQEDLDAVPFAIETSQRAGRLIRQNFALAIGYNIIAVPIAIAGYATPMIAAIAMSTSSLIVVANALRLAGAAETIRPRSDVKTGFAGEGAQLA comes from the coding sequence ATGAGCTGCTGTGCACCGGGAACGGAAGGCTCGCTTCAACTCGGCGAGCCGGTCAATCCACCATCGTCGGAGGAATTGCTGCTGGCAAGCCGCGATCTGGGGCAGGGGCTGCGCCAGACCGATCTCAGCGTGCCGGATGTTTATTGCGGCGCCTGCATCACAACCATCGAGACTGCGCTTAACCGTTTGCCACAGGTGGAACGCGCGCGGGTGAACCTGTCGTCCAAACGTGTGGCGGCTGTCTGGAGGGAAGAGGTCAATGGCGTCAGGACCGATCCCGCCGAGATTGCCCGTGCAATCCTGTCGACGGGATACCGCACACATCTTTTCGCCAGCGGGCAGGATGCTTCCGACGCGTTGCGCTCGCAGCTGATAAGGGCGGTGGCGCTGTGCGGTTTTGCCTCCGCCAATATCATGCTTCTGTCCGTCTCCGTCTGGTCGGGGGCGGATGCGGCGACGCGCGACATGTTCCACTGGATTTCGGCGATGATTGCCGCGCCGGCGCTGATCTATGGCGGGCGTTTCTTCTATCAATCTGCCTGGAACGCGCTGAAACACGGCCGCACCAACATGGATGTGCCGATCGCGCTTGCCATCACGCTCTCTTATGCCGTTTCGCTGTGGGAAACGATCCATCACGGTGAGCATGCCTGGTTCGATGCGACCGTGTCGCTGCTGTTCTTCCTGCTGATCGGCCGCACGCTCGACCATATCATGCGCGACAAGGCGCGCTCGGCCATTGCCGGATTGGCCCGGCTGTCACCACGCGGCGCGACCGTCATCGGTGAGGATGGAACGCGGGAATATCGCCAGCTTGCCGATGTCCAACCCGGAATGTCGATTGCGATTACGGCCGGTGATCGTGTGGCGGTGGATGCCGTGGTCGTCTTCGGCAGCAGCGATCTCGACATGTCCATCGTCAATGGTGAAAGCGCGCCGCGCCGCGTTGCGGCAGGCGACAGCCTGCAGGCCGGCACGCTCAACCTCACCGGTTCGCTCACCGCCCGGGTGACCGCCTCGGCAAGGGATTCCTTCCTGTCGGAAGTGATCGGGTTGATGGAGGCGGCCGAAGGCGGGCGGGCGCGTTACCGCCGTATCGCCGACCGCGCCGCAAGCTATTATTCACCCGTGGTGCATCTTCTCGCGCTGGTAACGTTTATCGGCTGGGGCGTTTTTGGCGGGGACTGGAAACAGGCGATGCTGATTGCCATTGCGGTTCTCATCATCACCTGCCCCTGTGCGCTCGGCCTTGCCGTTCCCGTCGTGCAGGTGGTGGCCGCTGGACGGCTTTTTCGGCACGGCATCATGGTCAAGGAAGGCTCGGCCATGGAGCGGCTGGCCGAAATCGACACCGTGCTGTTCGACAAGACCGGCACGCTGACCGTCGGTAAACCGAGACTGGTCGAGACAGGGGATGTGAAGCCGGCCACCATGGCAATTGCGGCGGGACTTGCCGCTCATTCGCGTCATCCTCTCTCGAAAGCCCTGCATGCCGCCTATAACGGTGCCTTGCCGATCTATGACGCGGTGCGGGAAATTCCGGGCTCGGGTGTCGAGGCCGAGACGGAAGCCGGTATTTACCGGCTCGGCAATCGCCGTTTCGCCTGCCCGGATGAGGCACGGACCGACAATGGCGATGCGCGGTCGGAAGTGGTGCTGTCGCTCGATGGCCATCAACTGGCAAGCTTCGGTTTCGAGGATAATCCGCGCGCGGGTGCGGTTGCGGCTTTGCGTAATCTCTCAGTGCGGGGCCTGATGCAGGAAATCGTTTCGGGTGACCGGGCCGCCGCCGTCAGCGCCATGGCGCAGCGGCTGGGGATCGGCAACTGGCGTGCGGACCTGTCGCCGAAGGACAAGGCGGCGCGCTGCGCCGAACTTGCCGGTGAGGGGCGCAGGGTGCTGATGGTGGGAGACGGTATCAACGATGCGCCGGCGCTTGCCGCTGCACATGTTTCCATGGCGCCCGCCACCGCCGCCGATATTGGCCGTCAGGCCGCCGATTTCGTGTTCATGCAGGAGGATCTCGATGCCGTGCCTTTTGCGATCGAGACATCTCAGCGGGCCGGAAGGCTTATCCGGCAGAACTTCGCGCTTGCCATCGGCTATAATATCATCGCCGTGCCGATTGCGATTGCCGGTTATGCGACGCCGATGATTGCGGCCATTGCGATGTCGACATCTTCACTGATCGTCGTTGCCAATGCGTTGCGCCTTGCCGGTGCGGCGGAAACCATCCGTCCCCGGAGCGACGTAAAAACAGGATTTGCGGGCGAGGGGGCACAACTGGCATGA
- a CDS encoding FixH family protein, with amino-acid sequence MTVNNRQTSGFVFTGWHMLGVMVLFFGTIITVNMIMAWNAVHSWSGLVVPNTYVASQQFNAKAEAAKARAATGIKGRLVVDEKTVRYEVFHPDKGPIDTDTVTAHFRRPVGESQNFDMELTPATTGVFTGAHDMLPGQWIVEVTAVKDGRIIVHEGTRIAVIRGRQ; translated from the coding sequence ATGACAGTCAACAATCGCCAGACATCCGGCTTCGTTTTTACCGGCTGGCACATGCTCGGCGTCATGGTGCTGTTCTTCGGCACCATCATCACCGTCAACATGATCATGGCCTGGAATGCGGTCCACAGCTGGAGCGGGCTCGTTGTGCCCAATACCTATGTTGCCAGCCAGCAGTTCAATGCCAAGGCGGAAGCCGCCAAGGCACGGGCTGCAACCGGCATCAAGGGCAGGCTCGTGGTGGATGAGAAGACCGTGCGTTACGAGGTTTTCCACCCGGATAAAGGTCCGATCGATACGGATACGGTGACGGCGCATTTTCGTCGGCCCGTGGGTGAAAGCCAGAATTTCGACATGGAACTGACCCCGGCCACCACCGGCGTCTTTACCGGCGCACATGACATGCTGCCGGGGCAATGGATCGTCGAGGTTACCGCCGTCAAGGACGGCCGGATTATCGTGCATGAGGGCACGCGGATTGCCGTTATCAGGGGACGTCAATGA
- the ccoG gene encoding cytochrome c oxidase accessory protein CcoG — MNIYRAGQDRPQQPVERLEAEAVNSAKTRKPLYEARKKIFPKRAEGRFRRFKWLVMLVTLGIYYLTPFLRWDRGPYAPDQAVLIDIANRRFYFFFIEIWPQEFFFVAGLLVMAGLGLFLVTSAVGRAWCGYTCPQTVWVDLFLVVERAIEGDRNARMKLDAAPFTFGKLRKRVLKHAIWLVIGVLTGGAWIFYFADAPTLAMQFMTGQAPMIAYSTVATLTATTYVFGGLMREQVCTYMCPWPRIQAAMLDENSLVVTYNDWRGEPRSRHAKKAAAAGESIGDCVDCNACVAVCPMGIDIRDGQQLECITCALCIDACDGVMDKIGKPRGLIAYATLSEYQSNMALATGNGEYAIRPANVREEDGSFSKRVRHFNWRIIFRPRTLLYTAIWAAVGIGMLFALVTRERLALNVLHDRNPQYVLESNGSIRNGYTVRILNMVPQPRVMSLTIEGLPNAVMKINGMPDTAARAFEVTVEPDEATTLKVFVTLPGKDIARAAENFEFIVSDTAGHETARYDAVFNAPGVKK; from the coding sequence ATGAACATCTATCGCGCCGGACAGGATCGCCCGCAACAGCCCGTCGAAAGGCTGGAGGCGGAAGCCGTCAATTCCGCAAAAACGCGCAAACCGCTTTACGAAGCGCGCAAGAAGATTTTTCCGAAGCGCGCCGAGGGCAGGTTCCGGCGGTTCAAATGGCTGGTGATGCTGGTGACGCTCGGCATCTATTATCTGACGCCGTTCCTGCGCTGGGACCGCGGTCCCTATGCGCCCGATCAGGCGGTATTGATCGATATCGCCAACCGGCGCTTTTATTTCTTTTTCATCGAAATCTGGCCGCAGGAGTTCTTTTTTGTTGCCGGCCTGCTGGTCATGGCGGGGCTGGGGCTGTTTCTCGTCACATCAGCCGTCGGGCGCGCATGGTGCGGTTACACCTGTCCGCAGACCGTCTGGGTCGACCTGTTTCTGGTGGTCGAACGGGCGATCGAGGGCGACAGGAACGCCCGCATGAAACTGGATGCGGCGCCCTTCACATTTGGCAAATTGCGCAAGCGGGTGCTGAAACATGCGATCTGGCTGGTGATTGGCGTTCTGACCGGCGGCGCCTGGATTTTCTATTTCGCCGATGCGCCGACACTGGCGATGCAGTTCATGACCGGGCAGGCGCCGATGATCGCCTACTCGACCGTCGCCACGCTGACCGCCACCACCTATGTCTTCGGCGGGCTGATGCGGGAACAGGTTTGCACCTACATGTGCCCCTGGCCGCGCATCCAGGCGGCGATGCTGGATGAGAATTCGCTTGTCGTTACCTATAATGACTGGCGCGGCGAACCGCGCTCGCGGCACGCCAAGAAGGCTGCGGCAGCTGGGGAGAGCATCGGCGATTGCGTCGATTGCAATGCCTGTGTCGCGGTCTGTCCCATGGGCATCGACATCAGGGACGGGCAGCAGCTGGAATGCATCACCTGCGCGCTCTGCATCGATGCCTGTGACGGGGTGATGGACAAGATCGGCAAGCCGCGCGGGCTTATCGCCTATGCGACGCTGTCCGAATATCAGTCCAACATGGCGCTGGCGACCGGCAACGGCGAATACGCGATCCGCCCCGCCAATGTGCGTGAGGAGGACGGCAGCTTCAGCAAGCGCGTCCGCCACTTCAACTGGCGCATCATCTTCCGGCCGCGCACGCTGCTTTATACCGCCATCTGGGCTGCTGTCGGCATCGGCATGCTGTTTGCGCTGGTGACGCGCGAGCGGCTGGCGCTCAATGTCCTGCATGACCGTAATCCGCAATATGTGCTGGAATCGAACGGGTCGATCCGTAACGGCTATACCGTGCGCATTCTCAACATGGTGCCGCAGCCGCGCGTGATGAGCCTGACGATAGAAGGCCTTCCGAATGCGGTGATGAAGATAAACGGCATGCCGGATACGGCCGCGCGCGCCTTCGAGGTGACGGTGGAGCCGGATGAGGCGACGACGCTGAAGGTCTTCGTCACCCTGCCGGGCAAGGATATTGCGCGGGCGGCGGAAAACTTCGAATTCATCGTCAGCGATACGGCCGGCCACGAAACGGCCCGCTACGATGCGGTCTTTAATGCTCCGGGAGTGAAAAAATGA
- a CDS encoding SRPBCC family protein, whose product MPVMQSRIIHLSVEKPWAQVYGFASDPQNMPRWAAGLGGGLKPDGNDWIADGGPLGEVRVNFAPANEFGVIDHVVTLPDGLKVYNALRVTPNGSGAEVSFTLLRLDGMTDEEFEQDASAITADLETLKSLLEAD is encoded by the coding sequence ATGCCTGTCATGCAGTCGAGAATCATTCACCTGTCAGTCGAAAAGCCGTGGGCACAGGTCTATGGTTTCGCCTCCGACCCGCAGAACATGCCGCGCTGGGCGGCAGGTCTGGGCGGCGGGCTGAAGCCGGATGGCAACGACTGGATTGCCGATGGCGGACCGCTTGGCGAGGTGCGTGTCAATTTCGCGCCGGCCAACGAATTCGGCGTCATAGATCACGTCGTCACATTGCCTGACGGGCTGAAGGTCTATAACGCGCTTCGGGTAACGCCGAATGGCAGCGGCGCGGAAGTAAGCTTCACGCTGCTTCGGCTTGACGGCATGACGGACGAGGAGTTCGAGCAGGATGCGAGCGCGATCACGGCCGATCTCGAAACGCTGAAATCGCTGCTTGAAGCGGATTGA
- a CDS encoding VOC family protein: MTENANDRRIDYVEFNVADIERSKEFYGGAFGWTFKDYGPQYCEFSDGRLTGGFTTTAPVSARGGPLVILYAADIEDVQRRVEAAGGQISVAIFAFPGGRRFHFTDPDGYEVAVWSTN; encoded by the coding sequence ATGACAGAAAATGCCAATGACCGGCGCATCGACTATGTCGAATTCAACGTCGCCGACATCGAACGCAGCAAGGAATTTTACGGCGGCGCATTCGGCTGGACCTTCAAGGATTACGGTCCGCAATATTGCGAGTTTTCCGACGGCCGCCTGACCGGCGGCTTCACCACCACCGCGCCGGTTTCGGCCAGGGGCGGACCGCTCGTCATTCTCTACGCCGCCGATATCGAGGATGTGCAGCGGCGTGTCGAAGCCGCCGGCGGCCAGATCAGCGTCGCGATCTTCGCCTTTCCCGGCGGCCGGCGTTTCCATTTCACCGATCCGGATGGATACGAAGTGGCCGTCTGGTCGACAAACTGA
- a CDS encoding VOC family protein, with translation MTLTTPPFSLVGIDHIVFIVDDMTRALDFYRNVLGCRDGYSYPALGMEQVWCGNALIVLWDVTHPGGTKAAPPVSGGRNVDHICIATGPLNHDALRAHLAKFNVTIEQEAFHGGARGMGHSFYFRDPFGNKIELKGPAEYPDGRAENA, from the coding sequence ATGACTTTGACAACACCGCCTTTTTCGTTGGTCGGTATCGATCATATCGTCTTCATCGTCGACGACATGACGCGGGCGCTCGATTTTTACCGGAACGTGCTGGGGTGCAGGGATGGTTACTCTTACCCTGCTCTCGGGATGGAACAAGTCTGGTGCGGCAATGCCCTGATCGTGCTGTGGGATGTCACGCACCCCGGTGGCACAAAGGCCGCTCCGCCCGTCTCCGGAGGTCGTAATGTCGATCACATCTGCATAGCGACCGGTCCCCTGAATCATGATGCGCTTCGCGCCCATCTGGCGAAATTTAACGTCACGATAGAACAGGAAGCCTTTCACGGTGGCGCGAGAGGAATGGGACATTCGTTCTATTTCCGTGATCCCTTCGGCAACAAGATCGAGTTGAAGGGACCAGCCGAATATCCGGATGGACGGGCGGAAAACGCCTGA
- the ccoP gene encoding cytochrome-c oxidase, cbb3-type subunit III, whose product MSEKHIDDISGVETTGHEWDGIRELNNPMPRWWVWTFYFTILWAIGYTIAYPAYPLISGATKGLLGWSSRGEIAAEIADAKQAQSVYVDRIANSSLAEIQADPTLMQFALSGGAAAFKVNCIQCHGSGAEGGQGYPNLNDDDWMWGGSADDIYTTVKHGIRFADDPDTRASEMPAFGDILQSNEIREVAAYVVSLTGTPSNPALVEPGKQLFADNCASCHGEDAKGNREFGAPNLADAIWLKSHGEEGIVSQIRSPKHGVMPAWGERLGDTTVKQLAIFVHSLGGGE is encoded by the coding sequence ATGTCCGAAAAACACATTGATGACATCAGCGGCGTCGAAACCACCGGCCACGAATGGGACGGTATCCGCGAGCTGAACAATCCCATGCCGCGCTGGTGGGTCTGGACCTTTTATTTCACGATCCTCTGGGCTATCGGTTATACCATCGCCTATCCGGCTTACCCGCTGATATCAGGCGCAACAAAAGGCTTGCTCGGCTGGAGCAGCCGCGGCGAAATCGCCGCCGAAATTGCCGATGCGAAACAGGCGCAGAGCGTCTATGTCGACAGAATCGCCAATTCTTCGCTTGCCGAAATTCAGGCGGACCCGACCCTGATGCAGTTTGCCCTTTCCGGCGGTGCAGCCGCTTTCAAGGTCAATTGCATTCAGTGTCACGGTTCGGGCGCGGAAGGCGGGCAGGGTTATCCCAACCTTAATGACGATGACTGGATGTGGGGCGGCAGTGCCGACGATATCTACACGACGGTGAAGCACGGCATTCGTTTTGCCGATGATCCTGATACGCGCGCTTCGGAAATGCCGGCCTTCGGTGACATCCTCCAGTCGAATGAAATCCGCGAGGTCGCCGCCTATGTCGTCAGCCTTACCGGCACGCCTTCCAACCCGGCGCTGGTGGAACCCGGCAAGCAGCTCTTTGCCGACAATTGCGCCTCGTGCCACGGGGAAGACGCCAAGGGCAATCGCGAATTCGGCGCGCCCAATCTGGCCGATGCGATCTGGCTGAAGTCGCATGGGGAGGAGGGGATCGTCTCGCAGATCCGTTCGCCCAAGCATGGCGTCATGCCCGCCTGGGGTGAGCGTCTCGGTGACACGACCGTCAAGCAGCTGGCAATCTTCGTGCATTCGCTTGGTGGGGGTGAATGA
- a CDS encoding CcoQ/FixQ family Cbb3-type cytochrome c oxidase assembly chaperone, producing the protein METYTAMRHFADSWGLLAMTLFFAGVVVFTLRPGSKKAADDAASIPLKED; encoded by the coding sequence ATGGAAACCTATACGGCCATGCGCCACTTCGCCGACAGCTGGGGCCTGCTTGCCATGACCCTGTTCTTCGCCGGCGTCGTCGTTTTTACCCTTCGCCCCGGCTCCAAGAAGGCCGCGGACGATGCCGCCAGCATTCCGCTCAAGGAGGACTAG
- the ccoO gene encoding cytochrome-c oxidase, cbb3-type subunit II — MSILDKHGVIERNATLLLVGSLLVVSIGGIVEIAPLFYLENTIEKVEGMRPYTPLELAGRNIYIREGCYVCHSQMIRPFRDEVERYGHYSLAAESMYDHPFQWGSKRTGPDLARVGDRYSNEWHVQHLADPRSVVPESIMPSYAFLKTTPLKITDISMELKANRAVGVPYSDEMIEKSAADLVAQADPNADSSELLARYPKAKVGDFDGDPAKLTEMDALVAYLQMLGTLVDFSTYDDAAGYR, encoded by the coding sequence ATGTCCATACTTGACAAACACGGCGTCATCGAACGCAACGCCACGCTGCTTCTGGTCGGCTCGCTGCTGGTCGTCTCCATCGGCGGTATCGTGGAAATCGCACCGCTCTTTTATCTCGAAAACACCATCGAGAAGGTGGAGGGCATGCGACCCTACACGCCGCTGGAACTGGCCGGGCGCAACATCTACATCCGCGAGGGATGTTACGTCTGCCACAGCCAGATGATCCGGCCGTTCCGCGACGAGGTGGAACGTTACGGGCATTACAGCCTGGCGGCGGAATCCATGTACGACCATCCGTTCCAATGGGGTTCCAAGCGCACGGGGCCGGACCTCGCGCGCGTCGGCGATCGCTATTCGAACGAATGGCACGTGCAGCATCTGGCCGATCCGCGCTCCGTGGTGCCGGAATCGATCATGCCGTCATACGCCTTCCTCAAGACGACGCCGCTGAAGATCACCGACATTTCGATGGAGCTGAAGGCCAACCGCGCCGTTGGTGTGCCCTATAGCGATGAGATGATTGAGAAGTCCGCGGCTGATCTTGTCGCCCAGGCCGATCCGAATGCGGATTCGTCGGAACTTCTGGCGCGTTACCCGAAGGCGAAGGTCGGCGATTTCGACGGCGATCCGGCCAAGCTTACCGAAATGGATGCTCTGGTCGCCTATCTGCAGATGCTCGGCACGCTGGTCGATTTCTCGACCTATGACGATGCCGCCGGATACCGGTGA